A single region of the Accipiter gentilis chromosome 6, bAccGen1.1, whole genome shotgun sequence genome encodes:
- the RPL23A gene encoding 60S ribosomal protein L23a — MAPKAKKEAVPPKTEAKAKALKAKKAVLKGVHSHKKKKIRTSPTFRRPKTLRLRRQPKYPRKSAPRRNKLDHYAIIKFPLTTESAMKKIEDNNTLVFIVDVKANKHQIKQAVKKLYDIDVAKVNTLIRPDGEKKAYVRLAPDYDALDVANKIGII; from the exons ATGGCGCCCAAGGCGAAGAAGGAGG CTGTGCCTCCGAAGACAGAGGCAAAGGCTAAGGCGCTGAAGGCCAAGAAGGCCGTTCTGAAGGGGGTCCACAGTCACAAGAAGAAGAAGATCCGCACGTCGCCCACATTCCGCAGGCCCAAGACACTGCGACTGCGGCGGCAGCCCAAGTACCCCCGGAAGAGTGCCCCACGGAGAAACAA GCTGGACCATTATGCCATTATCAAGTTCCCTTTGACCACAGAGTCTGCAATGAAGAAGATAGAGGATAACAATACTCTGGTTTTCATTGTTGATGTCAAGGCAAACAAGCACCAGATCAAACAGGCTGTCAAGAAGCTGTATGATATCGATGTGGCCAAGGTCAACACACTGATTAG GCCTGATGGGGAGAAGAAGGCTTATGTCCGACTGGCTCCAGATTATGATGCGCTGGATGTAGCCAACAAG ATTGGAATCATCTAA
- the RAB34 gene encoding ras-related protein Rab-34, which yields MNVLAPVRRDRVIADLPSCFRKEAALHSRSAFHPTVASACQEQRTGTVGFKISKIIVVGDLSVGKTCLINRFCKDTFDKNYKATIGVDFEMERFEVLGVPFSLQLWDTAGQERFKCIASTYYRGAQAIVIVFDVNDVASLEHTRQWLADALKENDPSNVILFLVGSKKDLSTPAQYSLMEKDALKVAQEMQAEYWAVSSLTGENVRDFFFRVAALTFESSVLAELERSSARKIGDTVRISSNESDLYLSAPRKKPKCCQ from the exons ATGAACGTTCTGGCTCCTGTCCGCAGGGACAGGGTCATCGCCGACCTGCCCTCG TGTTTTCGGAAGGAGGCCGCCCTGCACTCCCGCTCCGCCTTCCACCCCACGGTGGCCAGCGCTTGCCAGGAACAACGGACGGGCACCGTGGG GTTCAAGATCTCCAAGATCATCGTGGTGGGGGACCTCTCGGTGGGAAAGACCTGCCTGATCAACCG cttTTGCAAAGACACCTTCGACAAGAACTACAAGGCGACCATCGGAGTGGATTTTGAGATGGAGCGGTTTGAGGTGCTGGGGGTCCCCTTCAGCCTGCAGCT gtggGACACGGCTGGCCAGGAACGCTTCAAGTGCATTGCCTCCACCTACTACCGAGGAGCGCAAG CCATCGTGATCGTCTTCGATGTCAACGACGTGGCGTCCCTGGAGCACACGCG GCAGTGGCTGGCTGACGCCCTGAAGGAGAACGACCCATCCAACGTGATCCTCTTCTTGGTGGGCTCCAAGAAGGACCTGAGC ACGCCGGCACAGTACAGCCTGATGGAGAAGGATGCTCTCAAGGTGGCCCAGGAGATGCAGGCGGAATACTGGGCTGTCTCCTCACTCACCG GGGAGAACGTGCGGGATTTCTTCTTCCGCGTGGCGGCATTGACCTTCGAGAGCAGCGTGCTGGCTGAGCTGGAGCGCAGCAGTGCCCGCAAGATCGGCGACACCGTGC GGATCAGCAGCAATGAGAGTGACCTGTACCTGTCGGCACCCCGCAAGAAACCCAAGTGCTGCCAGTGA
- the LOC126039697 gene encoding adenine phosphoribosyltransferase-like: MDLCHVPAAREKGWYLARMAPNVKGPDYAWLDPSRLYCHPQGLQDCVADLLQPFQGDPIDMVAGIDAMGFILGAAAAAILRKGFLAIRKAGHLCVQTLTQPYTDYSGREKVMEVRTDAISPGLRILLVDQWVETGGTMRAAIQLVERLGGVVAGVAAICIEGSEGGRWIQEHYKCAHCVPPRLQPRFDRHQFGWE, translated from the exons ATGGACTTGTGCCACGTCCCCGCCGCCCGGGAGAAGGGCTGGTACCTGGCGCGGATGGCCCCCAACGTCAAGGGTCCCGACTACGCCTGGCTGGACCCTTCCCGGCTCTACTGTCACCCGCAA GGCTTGCAGGACTGCGTGGCTGACCTGCTGCAGCCCTTCCAGGGAGACCCCATTGACATGGTGGCCGGCATTGATGCCATGGGCTTCATCCTGG gcgctgccgccgccgccataCTACGGAAAGGTTTCCTGGCCATCCGCAAAGCCGGGCACCTCTGCGTGCAGACGCTGACGCAGCCCTACACCGACTACTCGGGCCGAGAGAAGGTGATGGAGGTCCGCACCGACGCCATCTCGCCGG GTCTGCGCATCCTCCTCGTGGACCAGTGGGTTGAAACTGGGGGCACCATGCGAGCAGCCATCCAGCTGGTGGAGCGGCTGGGGGGGGTCGTGGCAG GCGTCGCCGCCATCTGCATCGAAGGCAGCGAGGGCGGGCGGTGGATCCAGGAGCACTACAAGTGTGCCCACTGCGTCCCCCCCCGCCTGCAGCCCCGCTTCGACCGCCACCAGTTCGGCTGGGAATGA
- the PROCA1 gene encoding protein PROCA1 — protein sequence MGVPGLLCRLLLLLLLLAAGPGAAPPGRSRARRGLTYPGTLWCGAGSNADAYEQLGEHRDTDRCCRDHDHCQHVIHPFTARYGYRNLRWHTISHCDCDRRLKECLRQVNDTASRVVGQAFFNVIQVPCFEFAYKEECVEPYLYVWCKAYNTVAIAVPKEPVLYEFGGELIDRAARPRGVPLSPPWSSVGGGTIPVEHHAPARPPSRPKAAKKERKGKKKDKKKKKGLKKKGPSKNREPSHPAAAAPARPTVGQDPWAPLPDLGEAANAILSDAPAWEGLDRDPAPATPSPVPTTSGKKRRKERNRKKRLKSKAEAEPA from the exons ATGGGAGTCCCGGGGCTGctctgccgcctcctcctcctcctcctcctcctggcagccGGCCCCGGAGCGGCCCCGCCGGGACGGTCCCGCGCCCGCCGGGGGCTCACCTACCCCGGGACGCTGTGGTGCGGCGCGGGCAGCAACGCCGATGCCTACGAGCAGCTGG GGGAACACCGGGACACGGACCGCTGCTGCCGGGACCATGACCACTGCCAGCACGTCATCCACCCCTTCACCGCCCGCTATGGGTACCGCAACCTGCGCTGGCACACCATCAGCCACTGCGACTGCGACCGCAG GTTGAAGGAGTGCCTGCGGCAGGTGAACGACACGGCCTCGCGGGTGGTGGGCCAGGCCTTCTTCAACGTCATCCAGGTGCCCTGCTTCGAGTTCGCCTACAAGGAGGAGTGCGTGGAGCCCTACCTCTACGTCTG GTGCAAGGCGTACAACACGGTGGCCATCGCGGTGCCCAAGGAGCCGGTGCTGTACGAGTTCGGCGGGGAGCTGATCGACCGGGCAGCGAGGCCCCGGGGGGTCCCTCTGAGCCCCCCGTGGAGCAGCGTGGGTGGAGGAACCATCCCCGTGGAGCATcacgcgcccgcccgcccgccgtccCGCCCCAAAGCAgccaagaaagagaggaaggggaagaagaaagataagaaaaagaagaaaggtctgAAAAAGAAAGGCCCTTCCAAAAACAGGGAGCCGAGCCATCCTGCAGCCGCTGCCCCCGCTCGTCCCACTGTGGGGCAGGACCCCTGGGCCCCGCTGCCGGACTTGGGGGAAGCAGCCAACGCCATCCTGAGCGATGCCCCGGCCTGGGAGGGCTTGGACAGGGACCCAGCGCCGGCCACCCCATCTCCGGTCCCCACCACCagtgggaagaagaggaggaaggagagaaacagaaagaagaggCTGAAAAGCAAAGCTGAGGCAGAGCCTGCATGA
- the SUPT6H gene encoding transcription elongation factor SPT6, giving the protein MSDFVESEAEESEEEYNQDGEVVPRVTKKFVEEDEDDEEEEEENLDDQDEQGNLKGFINDDDDEEEEEEEEASDSGDSEDDVGHKKRKRTFDDRLEDDDFDLIEENLGVKVKRQKFRRVRKMSDDEDDEEEDYGKEEHEKEAIAEEIFQDGEGEEGGEAVEAPVAPPEEEEEEEEDESDIDDFIVDDDGQPLKKPKWRKKLPGYTDAALQEAQEIFGVDFDYDEFEKYNEYDEEMEEEYEYEDEEAEGETRVRPKKTAKKRVSRRSIFEMYEPSELESSHLTDQDNEIRMTDMPERFQLRSIPVKNAEDDELEEEADWIYRNAFATPTISLQESSDYLDRGQASSSFSRKGPSTIQKIKEALNFMRNQHFEVPFIAFYRKEYVEPELHINDLWRVWQWDEKWTQLKIRKQNLTRLFEKMQAYQYEQISADPDKPLADGIRALDTTDMERLKDVQSMDELKDVYNHFLLYYGRDIPKMQNAAKAARKKQKRIREDGEEEEGEGEDAEDDEQKGPELKQASRRDMYTICQTAGLDGLAKKFGLTPEQFGENLRDSYQRHETEQFPAEPLELAKDYVCSQFPSPEAVLEGARYMVALQIAREPLVRQVLRQTFQERAKINISPTKKGKKDIDEAHYAYSFKYLKNKPVKELRDDQFLKMSLAEDEALLTIDISIDMKGVEGYGSDQTYFEEIKQFYYRDEFSHQVQEWNRQRTMAIERSLNQFLYVQMAKELKNKLLVEAKEYVLKACSRKLYNWLKVASYRPDQQVEEDDDFMDENQGKGIRVLGIAFSSARDHPVFCALVNGEGEVTDFLRLPHFTKRRNAWREEEREKKAQDIETLKKFLLNKKPHVVTIAGENRDAQMLMEDVKRIVHELDQGQQLSSIGVELVDNELAILYMNSKKSENEFRDYPPLLRQAVSLARRIQDPLIEFAQVCSSDEDILCLKLHPLQEHVVKEELLNALYCEFINRVNEVGVDVNRAIAHPHSQALLQYVCGLGPRKGTHLLKILKQNNTRLENRTQLVTMCHMGPKVFINCAGFIKIDTASLGDSTDSYIEVLDGSRVHPETYEWARKMAVDALEYDESAEDANPAGALEEILENPERLKDLDLDAFAEELERQGYGDKHITLYDIRAELSCRYKDLRTPYRSPNTEEVFNMLTKETPETFYIGKMIICNVTGIAHRRPQGESYDQAIRNDETGLWQCPFCQQDNFPELSEVWNHFDSGSCPGQAIGVKTRLDNGVAGFIPTKFLSDKVVKRPEERVKVGMTVHCRIMKIDIEKFSADLTCRTSDLMDKNNEWKLPKDTYYDFDSEAADHKQEEDLKRKQQRTTYIKRVIAHPSFHNISFKQAEKMMETMDQGDVIIRPSSKGENHLTVTWKVNDGIYQHVDVREEGKENAFSLGSTLWINTEEFEDLDEIVARYVQPMASFARDLLNHKYYQDCNGGDKKKLEELLIKTKKEKPTFIPYFISACKDLPGKFLLGYQPRGKPRIEYVTVTPEGFRYRGQVFPTVNGLFRWFKDHYQDPVPGITPSSSSRTRTPASINATPANINLADLTRAVNALPQNMTSQMFSAIAAVTGQGQNPNATPAQWASSQYGYGGSGGGGSAYHVFTTPAQQPVATPLMTPSYSYTTPSQPITTPQYQLQANTTPQSTQSQTQSQPSSSSRQRQQPKTNSHAAIDWGKMAEQWLQEKEAERRKQKQRLTPRPSPSPMIESTPMSIAGDATPLLDEMDR; this is encoded by the exons CAAAAATTCAGGCGTGTGCGAAAAATGTCGGATGATGAGGATGACGAagaggaagactatggaaaagAAGAACATGAGAAGGAAGCCATTGCTGAAGAAATCTTTCAGGATGGTGAAGgcgaggagggaggggaagctgttgaAGCTCCTGTTGCTCcaccagaagaggaagaggaggaggaggaagatgaatcTG ACATTGATGACTTCATCGTGGATGATGATGGACAACCTCTGAAGAAGCCAAAATGGCGAAAGAAGCTCCCTGGATACACAGATGC CGCTTTGCAGGAAGCCCAGGAAATCTTTGGTGTGGACTTCGACTATGATGAGTTTGAGAAGTACAACGAGTATGatgaggagatggaggaggaatATGAGTATGAGGATGAAGAAGCCGAAGGGGAGACCCGTGTACGACCCAAAAAGACTGCCAAGAAGCGCGTCAGTCGGCGTAGCATCTTTGAGATGTATGAGCCCAGTGAGCTGGAGAGCAGTCATCTAACGGACCAGGACAACGAGATCCGCATGACAGACATGCCCGAGAGGTTCCAG TTGCGATCCATTCCGGTGAAGAACGCTGAAGATGATGAGCTGGAGGAAGAAGCTGACTGGATTTACAGGAATGCATTTGCAACACCCACCATCTCCTTGCAG GAAAGTTCTGACTACCTCGACCGTGGACaagccagcagcagcttcagccgCAAGGGGCCCAGCACTATCCAGAAGATTAAAGAAGCCCTGAACTTCATGAGAAATCAACATTTTGAG GTCCCATTCATCGCTTTCTACAGAAAGGAGTATGTGGAGCCAGAGCTGCACATCAATGACCTGTGGAGGGTCTGGCAGTGGGATGAGAAG TGGACCCAGCTGAAGATCCGCAAGCAGAACCTGACACGCTTGTTTGAGAAGATGCAGGCCTATCAGTACGAACAAATCTCTGCTGACCCAGACAAGCCCTTGGCTGATGGAATAAGGGCCCTGGATACTACTGACATGGAGAG GCTGAAGGACGTGCAGTCCATGGACGAGCTGAAGGACGTGTATAATCACTTCCTGCTGTACTATGGGCGAGACATCCCCAAGATGCAGAATGCTGCCAAGGCTGCTCGAAAGAAGCAAAAGCGTATCCGAGAGGATGGTGAAGAGGAGGAAG GTGAAGGGGAGGATGCAGAAGACGATGAGCAGAAAGGGCCTGAGCTGAAGCAGGCTTCCCGTCGGGATATGTACACCATCTGTCAAACAGCTGGGCTGG atggcCTGGCTAAGAAGTTTGGTCTGACACCTGAGCAGTTTGGAGAGAATCTCCGAGACAGTTACCAGCGTCATGAGACAGAGCAGTTTCCTGCAGAGCCCCTGGAGCTGGCCAAGGATTATGTGTGTAG TCAGTTCCCAAGCCCTGAAGCTGTGCTGGAAGGAGCCCGGTACATGGTGGCTTTGCAGATAGCCAGGGAGCCTTTGGTCAGGCAGGTCCTGAGACAGACTTTCCAAGAAAGAGCTAAAATCAACATTTCACCAACCAAAAAGGGGAAGAAG gaCATTGATGAAGCCCACTATGCCTATTCCTTTAAATACTTGAAGAATAAGCCTGTGAAGGAGCTGCGAGATGACCAGTTCCTGAAAATGAGCCTGGCAGAGGACGAAGCACTGCTCACTATAGATATCAGCATTGACATGAAAGGAGTGGAGGG TTATGGTAGCGACCAGACATACTTTGAGGAAATCAAACAGTTCTATTATCGGGATGAGTTCAGCCACCAGGTGCAAGAGTGGAATCGGCAGCGTACGATGGCCATTGAGCGGTCCCTCAACCAGTTCCTCTACGTGCAGATGGCTAAAGAGTTGAAGAACAAGCTGTTGGTGGAGGCCAAGGAGTACGTCCTCAAG GCTTGCAGCCGGAAACTGTACAACTGGTTAAAAGTAGCTTCATACCGTCCTGATCAGCAAGTGGAGGAAGACGATGATTTCATGGATGAGAACCAAGGGAAGGGGATTCGGGTGCTAGGCATTGCATTTTCCTCAGCCAG GGACCATCCCGTGTTTTGCGCCCTTGTTAATGGAGAGGGTGAGGTTACAGACTTCCTCCGACTGCCGCATTTCACAAAGAGAAGGAACGCCTGGCgtgaggaagagagggaaaagaag GCTCAGGATATTGAAACCTTGAAAAAATTTCTCCTGAACAAGAAGCCTCACGTGGTGACAATTGCAGGCGAGAACAG GGATGCTCAGATGCTGATGGAGGATGTAAAGAGAATTGTTCATGAGCTGGATCAAGGGCAGCAGCTGTCCTCTATTGGAGTGGAGCTGGTGGACAATGAACTGGCTATCCTCTACATGAACAGCAAGAAGTCTGAG AATGAGTTCCGGGATTACCCACCTCTGCTGCGTCAAGCCGTTTCCCTTGCTCGCCGTATTCAGGACCCCCTCATAGAGTTTGCCCAGGTCTGCAGCTCCGATGAGGATATTCTCTGCCTGAAACTCCACCCTCTGCAG GAGCACGTGGTGAAGGAGGAACTGCTGAATGCCCTCTACTGCGAATTCATAAACCGTGTGAATGAGGTGGGAGTGGATGTCAATCGGGCGATTGCTCACCCTCACAGCCAGGCTTTGCTGCAGTATGTGTGTGGCCTGGGACCACGCAAAGGCACTCATCTGCTAAAG atcttaaaacaaaacaacacgcGTCTGGAGAACAGGACCCAGCTGGTTACGATGTGTCACATGGGACCCAAGGTGTTTATCAACTGTGCCGGCTTTATCAAAATTGACACAGCATCGCTGGGCGATAG tacTGATTCCTACATTGAAGTCCTAGATGGGTCTAGGGTCCATCCTGAAACCTATGAATGGGCAAGAAAAATGGCAGTGGATGCCTTGGAATACGATGAGTCGGCAGAGGACGCTAACCCCGCAGGAGCTCTAGAGGAGATCTTAGAAAACCCTGAGCGTCTGAAAGACCTGGATCTTGATGCCTTTGCTGAAGAACTGGAAAGACAG GGCTACGGTGACAAGCATATCACTTTATATGACATTCGAGCTGAGCTAAGCTGCAGGTACAAGGACCTGAGAACCCCATACCGTTCTCCAAACACAGAAGAGGTCTTCAATATGCTGACCAAAGAAACTCCAGAGACTTTTTATATAG GTAAAATGATCATCTGCAACGTGACTGGGATAGCCCACAGGCGGCCACAAGGAGAAAGCTATGACCAGGCAATACGGAATGATGAAACTGGCCTTTGGCAGTGTCCTTTCTGTCAGCAGGATAACTTTCCAGAGCTCAGCGAG GTTTGGAACCACTTTGACAGCGGTTCCTGCCCAGGTCAGGCCATCGGAGTGAAGACACGTCTGGATAATGGTGTCGCTGGCTTCATCCCAACAAAATTTCTTAGTGATAAGGTGGTCAAGCGGCCAGAAGAAAGAGTGAAG GTGGGAATGACTGTTCACTGCAGGATTATGAAGATTGACATTGAGAAGTTCAGTGCAGACCTGACCTGCAGGACCTCAGACCTGATGGATAAGAACAATGAGTGGAAACTGCCTAAAGACACCTACTATGACTTTGACTCTGAGGCAGCAGATCACAAACAGGAAGAAGACctgaagagaaagcagcagcggaCAA CGTACATCAAGAGAGTGATTGCTCACCCGTCATTCCACAACATTAGCTTCAAGCAAGCAGAGAAGATGATGGAGACCATGGACCAAGGGGATGTGATTATTCGGCCAAGTAGCAAAGGGGAGAACCACCTGACTGTCACCTGGAAGGTGAACGATGGGATTTACCAGCATGTGGATGTCCGAGAAGAGGGCAAGGAGAATGCCTTTAGCCTGGGCTCCACGCTTTGGATTAACACAGAG GAATTTGAAGACCTGGATGAAATTGTTGCACGCTATGTCCAGCCAATGGCTTCTTTTGCCAGAGACCTGTTGAATCACAAATACTATCAGGACTGCAACGGTGGAGACAAGAAG aagctggaagagctgctgatAAAGACCAAGAAAGAGAAGCCAACATTTATTCCCTACTTTATCAGTGCCTGTAAAGATCTACCTGGCAAATTCCTCTTGGGATATCAGCCTCGAGGCAAACCAAG GATAGAGTATGTGACAGTGACGCCAGAAGGATTCCGCTACCGGGGCCAGGTCTTCCCTACCGTGAATGGACTCTTCCGATGGTTTAAGGATCATTATCAGGACCCTGTTCCAG GTAttacccccagcagcagcagtcgGACCAGGACTCCAGCCTCCATTAATGCTACTCCAGCTAACATTAACCTGGCAG ACCTGACCCGTGCAGTGAACGCTCTACCGCAGAACATGACTTCCCAGATGTTCAGTGCCATCGCTGCCGTGACAGGACAGGGACAGAACCCAAATGCCACCCCGGCTCAGTGGGCATCCAGTCAGTACGGCTACGGAGGCagcggaggcggcggcagcgcgtACCAT GTCTTCACGACTCCAGCACAGCAACCGGTGGCCACCCCTCTGATGACCCCCAGTTACTCCTACACTACCCCCAGCCAGCCAATTACAACGCCCCAGTACCAGCTCCAGGCCAACACCACACCCCAGTCCACCCAGTCCCAGACACAGTCGCAGCCATCGTCCAGctccaggcagaggcagcagccaaA GACCAACAGTCACGCTGCGATCGACTGGGGAAAGATGGCCGAGCAGTGGCTCCAGGAGAAGGAAGCCGAAAGgaggaaacagaagcagaggtTGACTCCTCGCCCATCTCCCAGCCCCATGATCGAAAGCACGCCCATGTCCATCGCTGGGGACGCCACGCCGCTGCTGGATGAGATGGATCGATAG